A genomic stretch from Chiloscyllium plagiosum isolate BGI_BamShark_2017 chromosome 45, ASM401019v2, whole genome shotgun sequence includes:
- the LOC122543911 gene encoding zinc finger protein 239-like isoform X2, whose amino-acid sequence MEGKSPNHSGEKPFTCSLCGRGFSRSSGLSRHKRSHDGVKPWKCGDCGEGFSYPSELKTHLRRHTGERPFTCSECGKGFTDSSTLLRHQQVHTGEKPFKCPDCTKCYKNSWELRRHQRLHTDERPFQCSDCGKSFKSSGELMRHQHVHTDERPFRCSHCGNGFKRPSNLTIHQCTHTGERPFTCSKCGKRFTQLSSLLRHQRVHTGERPFTCSKCGKRFTWSSDLTKHQRVHTGERPFTCSDCGKGFTQSSSLLTHQRFHSGERPYTCSECGKGFTQSSHLLIHQRFHSGERPYTCSECGKGFTQSSTLLIHQQVHSGERPFSCPQCEKRFTRSSHLLRHQQVHK is encoded by the coding sequence ATGGAAGGGAAAAGCCCCAATCACAgcggggagaaaccattcacatgttcTTTGTGTGGACGAGGTTTCAGCCGATCATCCGGGCTGTCGAGACACAAGCGCAGCCACGACGGGGTGAAGCCATGGAAGTGTGGGGACTGCGGGGAGGGATTTAGTTACCCGTCTGAGCTGAAAACCCATCTCCGTCggcacaccggggagaggccattcacctgctcggagtgtgggaaaggattcaccgACTCGTCCACTCTGCTGAGacaccaacaagttcacactggcgagaagccttttaaatgcccAGACTGCACAAAGTGCTACAAGAATTCCTGGGAACTCCGGCGCCATCAGCGACTTCACACAGATGAAAGGCCTTTTCAATGCTCAGACTGTGGGAAGAGCTTTAAAAGCTCTGGGGAACTGATGCGCCATCAGCATGTTCACACCGATGAGAGACCATTCAGGTGCTCTCACTGCGGAAATGGGTTCAAGCGGCCGTCTAACCTCACCATACACCAGTGCactcacactggagagagaccattcacGTGCTCCAAGTGTGGCAAAAGATTCACCCAGCTATCCAGCTTGCTGAGACACCAAagggttcacactggggagagaccattcacctgctccaagtGTGGGAAACGATTCACTTGGTCTTCTGATCTGACAAAACACCAGCgcgttcacaccggggagaggccattcacctgctctgattgtgggaagggattcactcagtcatccagcctgctgacacaccagcggTTTCACAGTGGAGAGAGGCCATacacctgctcagagtgtgggaagggattcactcagtcatcccatCTGTTGATCCACCAGCGGTTTCACAGTGGGGAGAGGCCATacacctgctctgagtgtgggaagggcttcactcAGTCATCTACCTTGCTCATACACCAGCAGGTTCACAGTGGAGAGAGACCGTTCAGCTGCCCTCAGTGTGAGAAGCGATTCACTCGGTCATcccacctgctgagacaccagcaagttcacaaGTAA